TCATCTCTCCCTATTCGGGCGGGAATTGGCACCGAGACGCTCCAAAATTGGAGCCGGTTGCCGAGGCGTCGCAGGGCCCGTCCCTCAGCCTCTCTTGATGAGTTTGGAAATTTCAAAGAACAATAAATACAAACTATTATATAAAAAATTCAAGAAAAGTCAAGAGATAAAGTGAAATCATCATATCAGAAGATGGATATTACCGATACGGGTATTTTTCATACCATATTTTTCAGCAATTTTTAAGGCCTGGTCCGCTTGTCTTCTTGGTGTCTGGGGAAGATCATTAAAATAAAAATGGGGATAAAAACCCAAGAAGGACCAGGGAATTTTTGTATTGATCGAACTCAAAAATTTTGCCATTTCCGTAATCTCATATTCATCAATATAACCCGGAACCAAAAGTGTGCTGACAACAAGAATCGGTGGTTTCTCCCTTTTTTCCATGTAGTCTGCAACAAGCTTTATGTTTTCTTTTGTATTATTGTTTGATACACCGCATAATGCAATATTCAATTCTTCGGAAAATGTTTTTAAATCAATCTTAATACACCCATTTGTTCTAAGTGCAATTTCAACCCATTCTTTCATTAAGTTGGGTGCAATTGAGCCATTCGTTTCCCAGCAGACCCTGAATTTCTTATTTCTTTTTCTTTCAAGGATTTCTTTAGAGAGTGCAATTGTGTGGTGGGCAAAGGGTGTGGGGTCTCCACCAAAATAACAAATACAACTCGTCAATGGGTCTGCATATTGAGCAATATCCATCACCGTTGCTTTATTTTTTCTCTCTTTGAATTGCCAGTTCTGACAGAAGAGACAATTGAATGTACACCCCTCATAAAATACTGCGAGATTCTTGTATCCATAATCTTTACTTCCTTCACATACCCAATCCGCAACACAATTTGTAGGCAGGGGGTCGTGATACCAATCTACATAAGCCCATTCATCATTCGGACCAGAAATTTTGCCCTGAATATTTTTTCTCACTCCGCAATAGCCAGTATTATTATTCCCTATCTTACATTGATTTACACATATTGTGCAATTTATACCATTTGGGTCATCGGGAATTTTTTCCGGTAGATTAAATCCCTTTCTGGTCTCTTTATGAATTTTTATAATCTCAGACAGTAATGAATTAAAATTTTTTCTTACACATTCTGGGCAATAAGGCAGAGTCTTTGATAGAATTGCTTCTTTTTTACATTCCTGACAGACCACAATTAACTGTATTTTTCATAAACAAATATTTCATTAAAATCTTTTCTACCTCTGTCCTTTGGTTCCTCTGCAGGATAACCAATAGGAGTGAGGGCAACGACACGAACATCATCAGGAATGCCAAGGAGCTCTTTCACCTTTTTCTCTTCAAATGCACCAATCCAGCAGGTTCCGAGCCCTTCATTTGCAGCGGCGAGAATGATGTGATCCATTGCAATCGCCAGGTCAACTGCAAATGAACTCATATAACCACCCATCCTGCCCCAGGCGATCTTTTCTAAGGCACACCCGCATACAATCACATCCGCATCTGCTATCCAGTGTTGCCCCCGGCAGGCTTCTGCAACTCTTTTTTTGTTCTCAGGATCTTTTATCACAATAAATTTCCATGGCTGGATATTCTTCGCCGAAGGCGCAATCCTACCTGCCTCAAGGACACGATTCAAAACATCTTCAGGTATTGGGTCTGGTCTATATTTCCTCACACTTCTCCTCTTCTTGATGACCTCATAAAATTCCATTGGTTACCTCCTTTATTTAAAATGTAGGGCAAACCTTTAGGTTTGCTCCGCTTTGTGTGAATTCTCGCCAAAAGCGGAACATTATAACTGCAATATTTCAATCCCATTCTTAACCTATGATTCCAGTATCCTGAAATCTCACACTCCATTCGGGATGCTCAACACTACATCTGTATTTATTGGCATCCCTCGCTTCACTCGGGATGCTCAACACTACATCTGTATTTATTGGCATCCCTCGCTTCACTCGGGATGCTCAATTTTGCAATGACATCCATCTGCGCTACGCTTGATGTCTGTCAGCAAAATTGGCACGCGCCCGAGGTGATTTGAACACCTAACCTGCGGAGCCGGAGTCCGCCGTTCTATCCAATTGAACTACGGGCGCAAATGAAATTTCAAGACTTTCAGGCTTCTTCTTTTTTATCTTGAATGCCTTGTGCCAGATTTGTGCCATACTCTAACTTCTTAACTGCTTCCCTTAAATGAAGATTTGAAAGATGACTATATCTCATTGTCATTTTAATATCTTTATGTCCCATTAACTCCTGTACTGTTCTTATATCAACACCCACCATTACTAATCGTGATGCAAAGGTATGTCTTAAATCATGAAACCGAAAATCGGATATTCCTGCCCGCTTTAGTGCATGATTAAATCCATTCTTAATATCACCATAGGGCTTGCCGTTTTTATCAGCAAAAACATATTGGCTACCATATCTTTTTTCAATCTTCAGAAGTTCATTATATAATACCTGGTTTATTGGTACCATTCGTATTTCATTGTTTTTAGTTCTCTTCAGGGTTATCACCCGATTTTTCAAGTCCACATCTGACCATCTTAAGTTCAGGATTTCACCCTTTCTCATTCCGGTATTTAAGGCAGTAACTACAATCGGTCTGAGATGATTAGCGCAGCAGTCCAGTAATTTATCAATTTCTTCTTCAGTAAGATAACGAACTCTGCCAGGCGGTTCTTTAAATTTCATGACCAAACGCAGAGGATTTTCCTTTAGATAACCCCACTGAACGGCTTTATTGAACATATGTTTTATGCAAGAGAGCTCTCGATTCACACTTGCCGGTGTAACTTCTTTTACTCTTAAACTTTTGTATCGTTCAAGTTCATAAGCAGAAATCTCTGAAACTAATTTTCCAGAGAAACTCTTGAGCAAATTTTTAACATTTACTTGATCTCTTCTATAGGATTGTGCAGCTTTATTCGCTTTAGAAAAATTCAGGTATTCCGCACATAAATTATCAAAAAGCACCTCTTTGGTTTCAGCAATCCCGAGGAATTTGCCCTTCACAATCTTCAGTTCAATCTCTTTTAGTGCGAGTTCAGCCATCTTTTTGGAAGTTCCAACAGCCCTTCGCACCCTTCTGCCATTGAAGGAATAGTCTATATACCATACGCCTTTGCGCTGGTATACCCTCATCTATTCCTCCTTGGTTTTTCTTTTTATTACTTGAATAATTATAGTAAAACGAAAGGAAAAGTCAACCATTTTATATTGCTCTTCTTAAAGGCTTGTTTACTTTTTTATTCTCAAGCCACCTTTTGATTTCATTCTCATCAAATCTTACGAGCCTACCCAATTTAACATAGGGAATCGCATTCTTATGAACCCAGTCATAAATCGTCTTTTGCTTAACACTCAATAGAACTGACAGCGTTTGAATATCAATGAGTTTCGTCATTTTCTTTATTCTGATAAGCCCTTAGGTTTACAGGGTATCATTTTTTGGCAGATTTCGCAATCAGGACAGGGACCGTTCATTTTTGGAAATACAAACTCAAATGGTCTTGAAAAACAGTAAGTATCTTTCCACCAGTAGAACCCCTTGCCAAGGGCCCCACTAATAAAAATCAGATTTTGCTTTGGATTTATTAACTTTGCCATTTGACAATCCTCTTTTCTAAAAAGAAGGGCAACAGCATATTGTTCTGCGACATCACTTATAAAATTTATTGCGCTATTCAGGCCGGGTTCACCTTCATATTCCTCTTGCTCGGAGTCGTGATAAATATATTTCTTTGGTTTTTCTTCGGGTTGTATTCTACTTCTAAGACATTCATAGCAGATAATTGTTTCTCCCGGAATTACATAGAGTATCTCCCCTGCTCTTGCTTCACTATAACAACCCGCAAACAGGACAGGAATGTTTTTTCTTATACAAACATCGTTAACTTTCAATTGAACTGACACTTTATCAGTTGTGGCGATAACAAGATTTGTGCCCTTAAATACTTCTTCTTTTGCTTTTTTATCTTTGAATATATCAAAAGGATAGGTTTCAACTTTTGCCAGCGGATTAATCTTCAATAACCTTTCTTTCACTGCTTCAACTTTAAATCTTCCAATATCAGTCAAATCGCATTCATGCCTGAAGAGGTTTTCTATTGAAAATATATCAGGGTCCACAAGTTTAAGATGATTAATCCCTGTCCTTGTT
The candidate division WOR-3 bacterium genome window above contains:
- a CDS encoding tyrosine-type recombinase/integrase, with the protein product MRVYQRKGVWYIDYSFNGRRVRRAVGTSKKMAELALKEIELKIVKGKFLGIAETKEVLFDNLCAEYLNFSKANKAAQSYRRDQVNVKNLLKSFSGKLVSEISAYELERYKSLRVKEVTPASVNRELSCIKHMFNKAVQWGYLKENPLRLVMKFKEPPGRVRYLTEEEIDKLLDCCANHLRPIVVTALNTGMRKGEILNLRWSDVDLKNRVITLKRTKNNEIRMVPINQVLYNELLKIEKRYGSQYVFADKNGKPYGDIKNGFNHALKRAGISDFRFHDLRHTFASRLVMVGVDIRTVQELMGHKDIKMTMRYSHLSNLHLREAVKKLEYGTNLAQGIQDKKEEA
- a CDS encoding helix-turn-helix domain-containing protein, which produces MTKLIDIQTLSVLLSVKQKTIYDWVHKNAIPYVKLGRLVRFDENEIKRWLENKKVNKPLRRAI
- a CDS encoding ThiF family adenylyltransferase, producing the protein MDIICNSCVVLIGVGSMGSRITMGLTRTGINHLKLVDPDIFSIENLFRHECDLTDIGRFKVEAVKERLLKINPLAKVETYPFDIFKDKKAKEEVFKGTNLVIATTDKVSVQLKVNDVCIRKNIPVLFAGCYSEARAGEILYVIPGETIICYECLRSRIQPEEKPKKYIYHDSEQEEYEGEPGLNSAINFISDVAEQYAVALLFRKEDCQMAKLINPKQNLIFISGALGKGFYWWKDTYCFSRPFEFVFPKMNGPCPDCEICQKMIPCKPKGLSE
- a CDS encoding nitroreductase family protein; translated protein: MEFYEVIKKRRSVRKYRPDPIPEDVLNRVLEAGRIAPSAKNIQPWKFIVIKDPENKKRVAEACRGQHWIADADVIVCGCALEKIAWGRMGGYMSSFAVDLAIAMDHIILAAANEGLGTCWIGAFEEKKVKELLGIPDDVRVVALTPIGYPAEEPKDRGRKDFNEIFVYEKYS
- a CDS encoding radical SAM protein; the protein is MVCQECKKEAILSKTLPYCPECVRKNFNSLLSEIIKIHKETRKGFNLPEKIPDDPNGINCTICVNQCKIGNNNTGYCGVRKNIQGKISGPNDEWAYVDWYHDPLPTNCVADWVCEGSKDYGYKNLAVFYEGCTFNCLFCQNWQFKERKNKATVMDIAQYADPLTSCICYFGGDPTPFAHHTIALSKEILERKRNKKFRVCWETNGSIAPNLMKEWVEIALRTNGCIKIDLKTFSEELNIALCGVSNNNTKENIKLVADYMEKREKPPILVVSTLLVPGYIDEYEITEMAKFLSSINTKIPWSFLGFYPHFYFNDLPQTPRRQADQALKIAEKYGMKNTRIGNIHLLI